The proteins below are encoded in one region of Belonocnema kinseyi isolate 2016_QV_RU_SX_M_011 chromosome 3, B_treatae_v1, whole genome shotgun sequence:
- the LOC117169822 gene encoding zinc finger MYM-type protein 1-like, producing the protein MSEEPVKKYLSGSEKRKKRLEQQNKHDELLKKTQNLFQLGFSRQSTENQPSPSTSAVSASQNTSLVVEPMEIPCECSEQNNQDQETATFAGAEERETEAEVQLLHQNVVHLGVECQNDIGLWQNITSEIQDYWCTRNPDECLHFESDFSASSRQYDDSNRFFSQSMFFRTHISGGKIKREWLMYSPSTGKVYCFPCVLFGGVQRQSQFQTGFSDWKNASPRIQSHENSATHRECVQTLISRRRVQGRIDTSLEITFNKEREYWIKVLQRVVSVIKFLASRGLAFRGDDEVIGSQNNGNYLGILELIAEYDPFLSSHLAKHVNVGKGKQSYLFSTICEELIEILGSKVLKFIVNEIFEAKYFSISVDSTPDISHIDQLTIVLRYVSSNGEVAKRFLTFIPIVSHKGEEIAAKIKNFFKQYNIDIKNARGQSYDNASNMSGCYNILQAHIKKINRLAHYVPCAAHSLNLVGVRAAESRVGAISFFGFVQGLYNFFSASTHRWRIMLENLEKEDECKKYSSLVLKNVSDTRWCARDDAAKALSKGYKSFQKALQSIANDETQTSQVTHEARCLLKESEKKENAVMTIFWAAILDQINGVSISLQKPTIELRTAVDLLKSLLDFLLLQRELFDDYEIKANEKTDTEYTVLHAVVAKFEQQLEQEGYAVGTFLDIEGAIGNTPEFICQEA; encoded by the exons ATGTCGGAGGAACCCGTAAAAAAATACCTAAGTGGTTCGGAAAAACGTAAAAAGCGGCTGGAGCAACAAAACAAGCATGATGAACTATTAAAGAAAACACAAAACCTTTTCCAACTCGGATTTAGTCGCCAATCAACAGAAAATCAACCTTCACCTAGTACATCTGCAGTGTCCGCTAGCCAAAATACGAGTTTGGTGGTGGAACCAATGGAGATTCCTTGCGAGTGCTCTGAACAGAATAACCAGGATCAAGAAACAGCTACTTTTGCTGGTGCCGAGGAACGTGAGACCGAGGCCGAGGTTCAATTACTACACCAAAACGTAGTCCATCTAGGTGTAGAATGCCAGAATGACATTggcttgtggcaaaatattactAGCGAAATACAAGATTATTGGTGCACTAGAAATCCTGACGAATGCCTACACTTTGAGAGTGATTTTTCTGCTTCAAGCCGACAATACGACGATAGCaatagatttttttctcaatCAATGTTTTTTCGTACACATATAAGTGGTGGTAAAATTAAACGGGAGTGGCTCATGTATTCTCCATCTACTGGAAAAGTATACTGTTTTCCATGTGTTCTTTTTGGTGGAGTTCAAAGGCAATCGCAATTTCAAACAGGATTTTCTGATTGGAAAAATGCGTCGCCTAGAATTCAATCCCATGAGAATAGTGCAACGCACCGAGAATGTGTACAGACACTGATTAGTAGACGGCGTGTTCAAGGCCGAATCGACACCTCTTTGGAAATCAcattcaacaaagaaagagaatATTGGATAAAAGTTTTACAAAGAGTGGTTTCggtgattaaatttttagcatCCCGTGGATTGGCATTTCGTGGCGATGATGAAGTTATTGGCTCTCAAAATAATGGCaactatttaggaattttagaattaATTGCGGAGTACGATCCGTTCCTTAGTTCGCATTTGGCAAAACATGTTAATGTTGGAAAAGGAAAACAATCAtatttgttttcaacaatttGCGAGGAACTTATTGAAATATTGGGAAgtaaggttttaaaatttattgttaacgAAATTTTTGAAGCCAAATATTTCTCAATAAGCGTCGATTCGACACCTGACATATCTCATATCGATCAGTTGACTATAGTGCTGAGATACGTTTCGTCGAATGGAGAAGTAGCAAAACGTTTTCTTACATTTATTCCTATCGTAAGTCATAAAGGGGAAGAAATAgctgctaaaattaaaaatttttttaaacaatataacatTGATATAAAAAATGCGAGAGGTCAGTCTTACGATAATGCTTCGAATATGTCTGGTTGTTACAATATTCTGCAGGCgcatattaagaaaataaatcgtCTCGCACACTACGTTCCATGTGCAGCGCACTCACTGAATTTGGTTGGAGTACGTGCTGCGGAGAGCCGCGTTGGAGCAATCTCATTCTTCGGATTTGTACAGGGATTGTACAACTTTTTTTCGGCGTCAACTCATCGTTGGAGAATTATGCTTGAAAATCTCGAAAAAGAAGATGAATGTAAAAAATACTCGTCTTTAGTTCTGAAAAATGTGTCCGACACGAGGTGGTGTGCAAGAGACGATGCGGCTAAGGCTTTGTCAAAAGGCTATAAGAGTTTTCAGAAAGCTTTGCAGTCTATTGCTAACGATGAGACTCAGACATCGCAAGTGACTCACGAGGCTAGATGTTTATTAaaggaatctgaaaaaaaagaaaatgccgTAATGACAATATTCTGGGCTGCCATACTGGATCAAATCAATGGTGTCAGCATATCTTTACAAAAACCAACTATTGAACTTCGAACAGCAGTTGATCTTTTAAAATCGCTTTTAGATTTTTTGCTTTTACAGAGGGAATTATTTGATGACTACGAGATAAAGGCAAATGAAAAAACTGATACCGAATACA CTGTGCTCCACGCTGTCGTGGCGAAATTCGAGCAGCAGCTGGAACAGGAAGGATATGCTGTGGGCACCTTCTTGGACATAGAGGGTGCCATCGGCAATACTCCAGAATTCATCTGTCAAGAGGCTTAA